Part of the Flavobacterium alkalisoli genome is shown below.
AAAAAACATGGGTCCGGCAGGTACTACCCTTGTAGTGGTTAAGGAAGATATTTTAGGAAAAACAGGCAGGGCTATTCCGGGCATAATGGATTATGGTCAGCATATAGCTAAAGAGAGCATGTACAATACACCTCCTGTATTTCCTGTTTACACTTCGTTGTTAACCTTACAGTGGATTAAAAACAACGGTGGTGTTGCCGCTATGGAGGAGAAGAATAATTCAAAAGCAGAGCTTCTTTATAATGAAATAGACCGCAACCCGTTATTTACAGGGACAGCAAATACAGAAGACCGTTCTAAAATGAACGTTACCTTCCTGCTTAAGGATGAAAAACATACTGAACAGTTTGATAAGTTATGGAAAGCTGCTGACATAAGCGGACTTAACGGCCACAGATCTGTTGGCGGATATAGGGCTTCCATATATAATGCAATGCCTATAGAAAGCGTTAAAGTACTTGTGGATGTGATGCAGGAGCTGGAAAGAAACGCTTAATTTTTAATCATTAAATCCCGTAAATAATAATGAAAATTTTAGCAAACGACGGAATCTCTAAAAGTGGTATTATTGCCCTGGAAGATGCCGGATTTGAAGTTATAACAACAAAAGTTGCTCAGGAGCAGGTAGCAAATTACATTAACACAAACAATATTAATGTACTGCTTGTTAGAAGTGCAACAAAAGTTAGAAAAGATATTATAGACAACTGCCCCAGCCTTAAAATTATAGGTCGCGGTGGTGTTGGAATGGATAACATTGATGTGGAATATGCCCGTGAAAAAGGAATCCATGTAATAAATACTCCGGCTGCATCGTCTGACTCAGTTGCCGAGCTTGTTTTTGCTCACCTTTTCTCAGGAGTACGTTTTCTTCATGACTCAAACAGGCTGATGCCGCTTGAAGGCGATATAAACTTTGAAAGCCTTAAAAAAGCATATGCTGCCGGTATAGAGCTTAGAGGCAAGACTCTTGGTATTATAGGTTTTGGGAAAATAGGTAAATCGGTTGCGAGGATTGCTTTAGGCCTTGGTATGAAAGTAATTGCTTCAGATAAGTTTATTGGTAAGGCAGAAATCAGGGTTGATTTTTACAACAACCAGTTTATAAATGTTGAAATTACAACCGAACCAATAGAAGACATCTTTAAACATGCTGATTTTATTACACTTCACGTTCCTGCTCAGGAAGGTTACCTTATAAGTAAAGATCAGTTTGAAGTAATGAAAGATGGCGTAGGTATAGTTAATGCTTCACGTGGAGGTATTATTGATGAGGTTGCCTTAGTTGATGCTCTTGATTCAGGCAAAGTTTCCTTTGCAGGGCTTGACGTATTTGAGGACGAACCTAAGCCTGCAGTACAGGTACTGATGAATCCTAAAATCTCATTAACTCCGCATATAGGAGCTGCTACTCTGGAAGCTCAGGACAGGATTGGTACTGAACTGGCAGAACAGATTATCAGTATCCTTAAAACAGAAAAATAAAAAACCGAAAAGGTTAAATTATACAAAAGCACCCTAAAGGGTGCTTTTATTTTTTAATTTTATAGTATGATCGTTAAATCATGATGCTATGAAAAATTATTTTCTTTTTTTCTCTGGTTTATTACTACTTATAATAAGCTGTAAGACTCAGGAGAAAAACGATATGCAACCCATGAACCTAGCAGACGAGGAAAAAGCCACTGCTATGGCTAATGACACTGTACGCATTGCAAACGATGAATTAGAATATGAAATTATCATTATTGACCCGGGATTTAACTCATGGTTATATAGTAGAGCAAGACCAAGAGGATACTATAATCAACAGTATTTTGAAACCAAAAACAAGCTTTGGGTTACACAATGGAATATTCGGGCCATGCAGCCCCAACGATATGGAGACTTATACTTAATGGCTATAGATTATGAACCACATATAGATTATGGGTATGAAGTAAATTATATGTTATACAATTATCTGGTATATTTTCAATTAACCACAGGACAACGTCTGGGAGGTATTGTGCCGCAATTCTAAATCAAGTATATTTGTCTTTTAACCGTTTTCATGGAAAAATTAAAAAAACGCTGGGGTATTACCAGTAACTTCCAGCTTGTAGTAATATTTATTGTATTTGCCGTAACAGGATCTACATCTGCTTATTTATCTAAGCCTGTAATTCAGTGGTTAGGTATTTCAAAGGAAGCTTTATCTCCATGGATATACATTCCTTTGAGAATATTAATAATTTTTCCTGTATATCAGGTACTGCTTGTATTTTTCGGGTTTATTTCCGGACAATTCAGGTTCTTCTGGAACTTTGAAAAAAAGATGCTGAAAGCAATGGGACTAGGTTTCCTGTTTAAAAATAAAAAAGCCCCTAATTAAGGGGCTTTTTCTTTTATTCCTTAAGCTTAGATTTATAATTCTTTTTAAGCTTGGCCATCTTAGGTTCAATTACCGCCCTGCAATAAGGCTGATCAGGGTTTAATGCAAAGTAATCCTGATGGTAATCTTCAGCAGGGTAAAAAGTTGGTGCTTCAGTTACTCTGGTCATTATCTTTTTATCAAATATCTTCTGATCTTCTAATAGTTTAATAAAGTTTTCTGCCGCGGTTTTCTGCTCCGGCGTAGTGTAGAAAATTTCGCTTCGGTATTGTGTACCCACATCGGCACCCTGCCTGTTTAGGGTTGTTGGATCGTGTGTGGCAAAAAAGATTTCCAGTAAATCCTCATAAGCAATCTCATCAGGATTATAGGTTATCTTAATTGCTTCTGCATGACCTGTTGTACCGCTGCATACTTCCCTGTAGGTGGGATTTTTCGTATTTCCGCCGATATAGCCCGAAACTACTTTATCCACTCCTTTAAGTTCGGTAAAAAAAGCTTCTGTACACCAAAAGCAGCCACCTGCAAAGATGGCAGTTTCTAATTTACTGTTATCCATTTGTTTTAATTCTCCTTTCTCTAATTCGTCGTTATTATTTTCTGCCGTTGCAGTCTCAGCCTTCCCCTGGCAGGAAAGCGCTAAAAAAGCAAATGTAATGGCTAGTATGTTTTTCATTGTGTAACGGTTTTTCAAAATTATACAATTCTTTTTTGAGGTAATAGCTATACTTTTATATACGAAATATTGTGCCAAAAAAGATTTATTTTTCTTTAAATTGTTTGTTTCTTTGTGAAAACCCCGAATTGATGATACAGGCAAAAAACATCCATAAATATTATGATGCACTACATGTGCTTAAAGGTGTTGACCTTCATATTAAAAAAGGAGAAATTGTTTCTATAGTAGGAGCTTCAGGAGCCGGTAAAACTACACTCCTGCAAATTTTAGGTACACTGGACAAACCACAACCTGAGGCTGGCACTTCATTATTAATTGATAATGAAGATGTAGTTAATATGAAAGACAAAGCCTTGTCTAAGTTTCGTAATATCAAATTAGGATTTATATTTCAGTTCCATCAGTTATTCCCTGAATTTACAGCTTTAGAAAATGTTTGCATTCCTGCTTTTATTGCCGGAAAACCAAAAGCCGAGACTGAAGAAGAAGCTAAAAAACTTTTGGAATACTTAGGATTGTCACACAGAATAAATCATAAACCCGGGGAATTATCAGGTGGTGAACAACAGCGTGTAGCTGTGGCCCGATCTCTTATTAATAAGCCTGCCGTTATTTTTGCCGATGAACCTTCAGGAAACCTTGATACGCATTCTGCAGAAAATCTTCATAAGTTATTCTTTAAGTTAAGAGATGAAATGGGACAGACTTTTGTAATTGTTACCCATAATGAAGAACTGGCCAATATGGCAGACAGAAAACTGGTTATGAGTGACGGACAGATAATAGCCGGACATAATATATGACTGAAACAGGTTTAATGAAAGAAAAAATGAATGTGGAGGAACTTAAATCGTTCCTTGATGAAAAGGTACTACTTTACAATAACCCGGATTTTATTGATACAGACCCAATACAGATACCTCACCTGTTTACACAAAAAGAGGATATAGAAATAGCCGGTTTTCTTTCGGCGACAATAGCATGGGGTAATCGCAAAATGATTATCAATAATGCAAAGAAGATGATGGATCTTATGGGGAACAGCCCTTATGACTTTGTAATGAGTCACAACGAAGACCATCTTGAAAGTCTAGAAAGCTTTGTACACCGTACTTTTAATGGTATCGATTTTGCTACTTTTATACAGTCGCTAAAAAACATTTACACCAATCATGGCGGACTGGAGTCTGTATTTGCAAGATACCAGGGAAACAACAGCTTACAGCAAAGTATTAGTGAATTTAAAAAAATATTTTTTGAAATAGCGCATCAGCAACGTACTCAAAAACATATATCTGATCCTTTAAATGGTTCGGCCGCAAAAAGGATAAATATGTTGACAAGGGTAATTAATGTGGCGTAAATTCCCTAGAAAATTATTATTAGTCATAGATTTATTTAAAATCATAATAATTTAGTTAGCATTTACAAACGCTAAAAAATCTGGATGATTTATTAAAGTTAGACCAAGTATAGCTTCCCAAAAATTTTCACCATATGATAATTTTTGTTCATTAATTTGTGAAATAACAATCTGTTGAATTTCGGTGTAATTAAGGTTTGAATGGGCTAGGCTAGCCTTAATTTGTGCTACAAGTTTTGGTATTACTCTATCTACCTCACTAACAAACCTTCGCAATAAATGCAATCTTGTGTAATGTGAGTTTATAATTTGCCAAAGCTGTGGAGCTATTGATATATGAGGTTCTAATCGAAAATTTGTTGTTACATTATTTCCATTAAAGTTTAAATCAACAAATAAATATTGAACTGTAGGTAAATTATTTAAATATAAATTTAGAAAATATGGTATCCCTGCATTCTGCCATTGTGAATTCTTATAACTATTACATTCTGAGCAAGTAGGAAATAAATTTAATGGATTAACAGAAAACTCTGAATAAACTTCTTTTGGTAAAATGTGGTCAAATGTATTTGCACTATTTATTGTACAATTTTGACATGTCGAAATAATTCTTCCAGTTGCGGTTGTTGTTATTTCTTTTTTTAATTCTTGGATTAATTTGCGGTCAAACTTATATAAACTTATTAAATCTGCTTTTTCAATATTAGTGGTTACCCTTGGTAAAGTAGTCGTTAAATCATTTGTTGCAAAATTTTCAGCATACTGAATGAATAATGTACTTAATTCTGCACCTAATGCATTTAAACGATTTTGAAACTCGGGGTCATTTTGTCGAAATCTTGTAGAGGCAATTACATCGCAATGGAACTGGTAATGGTCTCTAGTTGTTGGTTCTAATTGTTTCATCGTTGTGAAATTTTTCCAGCAATAAACAATCTTGTATTTAAACTTAATGGAACTCCATCAGATGTAATCATTTCTACTATTTCGTCGTATGTTTTATCATTATTTACTTGTTGAGAAATAATTTCTTTATACTTTTTAGAGGTATCTCTATTTCCAAATACATCTTCTGTTAGTTTTGATAAATTTTCTCCAAAAGACTCAATTTCAATTTTTCGAATAGAAGCTACTTCACCATCTTTTTCTATCACCAAAACATTTTTAGAAAGAAGTTCTTGGATTATTAAAGGGGAATGGGTACCAACAATGCAAAATGATTGGAATTCATCAACTAGATGATATATAGTTCCAATCAATTGAGTTATAGCATTTGGATGAAGGTGGGTTTCGGGTTCATCATATAATACTAATGAATCATATTTGATGTTTGCAACGATTTCAGTGATAATGAATAGCAATATATTTTGGCCAGAACTTAATTTTTCTCTAGTTTTATGGAATTTAGGGATGTCGACAGTATACCTATTGTCATGATTATTATCATTAAGGTCATCAATAATAAAGTTATCTAATAATTCCATATCTATAATTCCCGATAGCAATTCTTTCCACCGATACATTCGTTTATTAAATTTTATCTTTTTCCATGAATTGTGAAAACGTAGTAGTAGCCTTTTTGAATCAATCAAATCACCTTTTTCATCCTTCAAACCACAGTATACATACTTTTTATTTGTAATTGTAGAAGGTTTGAAACTATCAAAAATACTGTAAGATATATGTATTATATTACTAAAAGATGGTTGTCGTGGAACAAAATTTTGTTTATCAGTTCCCATAAAATCTTTTGGAATCGAATTTAATAATTGAGTTTTACCCGTACCATTTTTTCCAATAATTGCATATATACGATTAGAAGTTATTGTATTCAATCGTGGATAAAAGAATTTTTGGTATTGATTATTTGGAAAATTAAATCCAACATCTATTGAAGTTTTTGAATATGGTGGTTTGAACTTGTAAATAAAAGAGAACATATTACTTATATCATGATTGAATAGCGTATGTCTAATTGTACGGAGAACCCTTTCAGTATCATCATCCCTAATCAATGAATTTATAAACCTTGGGTGATTCTCAAATTGTTCTAGTTTTTCTGGAAAGAAAGCACAATCACACAAAGCGGACAAAATTATAACGAACTTATCTGAAAATATTTCATTCATTTTTTTGTAAAATATTTCAGTTTGCCCTAAAGAACAGAATTTTTGAGGTAAGAAATGGAATTTTTTTGGAATTACGTTCATTGTAATTCTTTCACTTTTTATCATAATTTTGATGTAACCAAAATTATGCAGTAGAGTGTTGCCTTTGTAATATGACAATCCAAATGTTGTAACACTATTAAAATCATCCCAAGTATCCTCACGAAGAAGAAAATACTCTCCTCTATCTACTGGGCGATGAATTTCATTTTTATTTATAACTATGAAGTTGAATTGAGATTTCCTCAATTCAATTTCATCAAAAATATCCTCTGTCAATCCAATTACGGAATATTTATTATTTTTTCTATTTAACTTTAAAATAAGCTTATCATTTTCTAAATAATTATTTATTGCAAATAGATGCAATTTTCTTTCAGCATCCTCTATATCCTCCTTTGAGACGATTTCTTCAATAAGTTTTTGAAAAAGATTATTATCGTTCAATATATTTAATCGTTCAATTAAAACTTCTTCAAAAGTTATTTCATTTTTATTCAACAGGTTTTCAATTTCTTCTTTGGCATTTTCAAACTCTGCTATTTGAGAAGGCATTATATCTAGTTCAGCTATTTTATTTATAAAGTCATAAAAATCAAAGCTTATCACCTTATCTTTATTCCAAAAAGGTATTACATCTTCCTCTTTTAAATAGTTTATTATGCTTAATTTAACAACTTTCGAGAAGTTCATAGATATTATTTTAAATTAATTTTTATCGAATGTGAAAGAAATTGTTGTACTAACATTCTTCCAACAGAATCAAATCTCTGACATCTTAAATAATCAAGTAATAGATTAAATAATAAGACTATATCTAAATTAAAGGATTATTATGATTAATAGTAAAAACCAATAATATATTCAATATACTTATTTTTTGTAAAAATAGTATTTTTGAAA
Proteins encoded:
- a CDS encoding D-2-hydroxyacid dehydrogenase; the encoded protein is MKILANDGISKSGIIALEDAGFEVITTKVAQEQVANYINTNNINVLLVRSATKVRKDIIDNCPSLKIIGRGGVGMDNIDVEYAREKGIHVINTPAASSDSVAELVFAHLFSGVRFLHDSNRLMPLEGDINFESLKKAYAAGIELRGKTLGIIGFGKIGKSVARIALGLGMKVIASDKFIGKAEIRVDFYNNQFINVEITTEPIEDIFKHADFITLHVPAQEGYLISKDQFEVMKDGVGIVNASRGGIIDEVALVDALDSGKVSFAGLDVFEDEPKPAVQVLMNPKISLTPHIGAATLEAQDRIGTELAEQIISILKTEK
- a CDS encoding DUF6146 family protein, with amino-acid sequence MKNYFLFFSGLLLLIISCKTQEKNDMQPMNLADEEKATAMANDTVRIANDELEYEIIIIDPGFNSWLYSRARPRGYYNQQYFETKNKLWVTQWNIRAMQPQRYGDLYLMAIDYEPHIDYGYEVNYMLYNYLVYFQLTTGQRLGGIVPQF
- a CDS encoding DUF6787 family protein; protein product: MEKLKKRWGITSNFQLVVIFIVFAVTGSTSAYLSKPVIQWLGISKEALSPWIYIPLRILIIFPVYQVLLVFFGFISGQFRFFWNFEKKMLKAMGLGFLFKNKKAPN
- the msrA gene encoding peptide-methionine (S)-S-oxide reductase MsrA; translation: MDNSKLETAIFAGGCFWCTEAFFTELKGVDKVVSGYIGGNTKNPTYREVCSGTTGHAEAIKITYNPDEIAYEDLLEIFFATHDPTTLNRQGADVGTQYRSEIFYTTPEQKTAAENFIKLLEDQKIFDKKIMTRVTEAPTFYPAEDYHQDYFALNPDQPYCRAVIEPKMAKLKKNYKSKLKE
- a CDS encoding ABC transporter ATP-binding protein, which gives rise to MIQAKNIHKYYDALHVLKGVDLHIKKGEIVSIVGASGAGKTTLLQILGTLDKPQPEAGTSLLIDNEDVVNMKDKALSKFRNIKLGFIFQFHQLFPEFTALENVCIPAFIAGKPKAETEEEAKKLLEYLGLSHRINHKPGELSGGEQQRVAVARSLINKPAVIFADEPSGNLDTHSAENLHKLFFKLRDEMGQTFVIVTHNEELANMADRKLVMSDGQIIAGHNI
- a CDS encoding HNH endonuclease; translation: MKQLEPTTRDHYQFHCDVIASTRFRQNDPEFQNRLNALGAELSTLFIQYAENFATNDLTTTLPRVTTNIEKADLISLYKFDRKLIQELKKEITTTATGRIISTCQNCTINSANTFDHILPKEVYSEFSVNPLNLFPTCSECNSYKNSQWQNAGIPYFLNLYLNNLPTVQYLFVDLNFNGNNVTTNFRLEPHISIAPQLWQIINSHYTRLHLLRRFVSEVDRVIPKLVAQIKASLAHSNLNYTEIQQIVISQINEQKLSYGENFWEAILGLTLINHPDFLAFVNAN
- a CDS encoding AAA family ATPase; the protein is MNFSKVVKLSIINYLKEEDVIPFWNKDKVISFDFYDFINKIAELDIMPSQIAEFENAKEEIENLLNKNEITFEEVLIERLNILNDNNLFQKLIEEIVSKEDIEDAERKLHLFAINNYLENDKLILKLNRKNNKYSVIGLTEDIFDEIELRKSQFNFIVINKNEIHRPVDRGEYFLLREDTWDDFNSVTTFGLSYYKGNTLLHNFGYIKIMIKSERITMNVIPKKFHFLPQKFCSLGQTEIFYKKMNEIFSDKFVIILSALCDCAFFPEKLEQFENHPRFINSLIRDDDTERVLRTIRHTLFNHDISNMFSFIYKFKPPYSKTSIDVGFNFPNNQYQKFFYPRLNTITSNRIYAIIGKNGTGKTQLLNSIPKDFMGTDKQNFVPRQPSFSNIIHISYSIFDSFKPSTITNKKYVYCGLKDEKGDLIDSKRLLLRFHNSWKKIKFNKRMYRWKELLSGIIDMELLDNFIIDDLNDNNHDNRYTVDIPKFHKTREKLSSGQNILLFIITEIVANIKYDSLVLYDEPETHLHPNAITQLIGTIYHLVDEFQSFCIVGTHSPLIIQELLSKNVLVIEKDGEVASIRKIEIESFGENLSKLTEDVFGNRDTSKKYKEIISQQVNNDKTYDEIVEMITSDGVPLSLNTRLFIAGKISQR